A region from the Riemerella anatipestifer genome encodes:
- the dtd gene encoding D-aminoacyl-tRNA deacylase, with amino-acid sequence MKVVVQRVSSASVVVEGVEVSKINKGYLLLVGVEETDEEADADWLVKKIVNLRIFSDDEGKMNLSIKEVSGEVLCVSQFTLMADYKKGNRPSFITAARPDLAVPMFEYFKSEMAKYGVTVSSGIFGADMKVGLTNDGPVTIIMDSKIR; translated from the coding sequence ATGAAAGTAGTTGTACAAAGAGTTTCCTCTGCTTCTGTAGTGGTAGAAGGAGTGGAGGTGTCAAAAATAAACAAAGGATACTTATTATTAGTAGGCGTGGAAGAAACTGATGAAGAGGCTGATGCGGATTGGCTTGTAAAAAAGATAGTTAACCTTAGAATTTTTAGTGATGATGAGGGGAAAATGAATTTATCTATAAAAGAGGTTAGTGGAGAGGTGCTTTGTGTGAGCCAATTTACACTTATGGCGGACTATAAAAAAGGGAATAGGCCTTCTTTTATTACTGCAGCTAGACCAGATTTGGCGGTTCCTATGTTTGAATATTTTAAATCAGAAATGGCTAAATATGGCGTTACTGTTAGTTCTGGCATTTTCGGGGCGGATATGAAAGTGGGCTTAACTAATGATGGTCCAGTAACTATAATTATGGACTCTAAAATAAGATAG
- the sppA gene encoding signal peptide peptidase SppA, whose translation MRSFIKSVLANITAITIVFFIFFGFIIIAIIGSAIGDKDNVKIKSNSILTLDSKLRIIESETEKDLNVFDFKNQVRDVALYDIIRAIEKAKTDDNIKGISIENDNINAGITQIESIRNAIEDFKKSGKFVYSYGNSVSQPSYFLGSVADKFYLNPAGGIELKGMASEVVFLKDFAEQYGIGINVIRHGKYKAAVEPFLRNDISPENKEQLSTLLSDLWGRVSNKIASSRKINIENFQSITDGLYGMIPDFSLKYGLVDKLMQKGEYELLLKQKIGIDTDKKLNKVSIRKYIKSIKDESKSSEKIAVLYASGNIINGDEVTNISDEKYIEYIRDLKDDDDIKAVVLRINSPGGSANASDQILFELQQLKLKKPLVVSFGDYAASGGYYIAMAGDKIYSEPNTITGSIGVFGMIPDFKNLANKNGIRSDVVSTNANSQMMSPISGITDGTKNMLQNSVEQTYKRFVYFVTKNRNKTFEQVDEIAGGRVWSGKKAKELGLVDELGSLNDAINFAVKQSKVKNYNIVSYPSEINPLEEFFKGMDEESISTYFMKQKMGSEQYYIYETINNFKKNNSKVMMQSPVKIAF comes from the coding sequence ATGCGTAGTTTTATTAAAAGTGTATTAGCCAATATCACGGCTATAACCATCGTTTTTTTTATTTTCTTTGGTTTCATTATTATTGCTATAATTGGCAGCGCTATTGGAGACAAAGATAATGTAAAAATTAAAAGTAATTCAATATTAACACTAGATTCTAAATTAAGAATCATCGAAAGCGAAACTGAAAAAGACCTAAATGTTTTTGATTTTAAAAACCAAGTACGAGATGTTGCTCTATACGATATTATCAGAGCTATAGAGAAAGCTAAAACGGACGACAATATTAAAGGTATTAGCATAGAAAATGATAACATCAACGCAGGTATCACTCAAATTGAAAGCATAAGAAACGCCATAGAAGATTTCAAAAAAAGTGGAAAATTCGTGTATTCTTACGGCAATTCAGTTTCTCAACCATCCTATTTTTTAGGTTCTGTTGCAGATAAGTTCTACCTCAACCCCGCAGGAGGAATAGAACTTAAGGGTATGGCATCAGAAGTGGTATTTTTAAAAGATTTTGCTGAGCAATACGGCATCGGCATCAATGTTATAAGACACGGCAAATATAAAGCCGCTGTAGAACCTTTTTTAAGAAATGACATTTCTCCTGAAAATAAAGAACAACTAAGCACCCTACTTTCCGATTTATGGGGTAGAGTTTCTAACAAAATTGCTTCATCTAGAAAAATTAACATAGAAAACTTCCAATCCATTACAGATGGTCTTTACGGAATGATACCTGATTTTAGTTTGAAATATGGTTTGGTAGATAAGCTAATGCAAAAAGGAGAATATGAACTATTATTAAAACAAAAAATAGGTATAGACACAGATAAGAAACTTAATAAAGTATCTATAAGAAAATACATTAAATCCATCAAAGACGAAAGCAAATCTAGTGAAAAAATTGCAGTTTTATATGCTTCAGGAAACATTATCAATGGTGATGAAGTTACCAATATTTCTGACGAAAAATACATAGAGTACATCAGAGATTTAAAAGATGATGATGACATCAAAGCAGTAGTTTTAAGAATCAACTCTCCTGGAGGAAGTGCCAATGCTTCTGACCAAATACTATTTGAACTACAACAGCTTAAACTTAAAAAACCTCTCGTTGTTTCCTTTGGAGATTATGCTGCCTCTGGAGGTTATTATATCGCAATGGCTGGAGACAAAATCTATTCAGAACCCAACACTATTACGGGGTCTATTGGTGTATTTGGTATGATACCTGACTTTAAAAATTTGGCTAACAAAAACGGAATTCGCTCTGATGTGGTTTCCACAAACGCCAACTCACAAATGATGTCTCCTATAAGCGGTATTACCGATGGCACCAAAAACATGCTTCAAAATAGTGTGGAACAAACTTACAAGAGATTCGTCTATTTCGTAACTAAAAACAGAAATAAAACTTTCGAGCAAGTGGACGAAATCGCAGGTGGTAGAGTTTGGTCTGGTAAAAAAGCAAAAGAGCTAGGGCTAGTAGATGAACTAGGAAGCCTAAATGATGCCATTAACTTTGCTGTTAAACAATCAAAGGTAAAAAATTATAACATAGTTTCTTATCCTTCAGAAATAAATCCTTTAGAAGAATTTTTTAAAGGTATGGATGAAGAGAGCATCTCCACTTATTTTATGAAACAAAAAATGGGAAGCGAGCAATACTATATTTATGAAACCATCAACAACTTCAAGAAAAATAATTCTAAAGTAATGATGCAGTCCCCAGTAAAAATAGCTTTCTAA